TCGCCTGGAAGCTCGGCGGCGACCAGAAACGGCCGGCGGCCAGCCCTCGGCGGCCCGGCAAGGTGCGGGCGCCCCAGGTCGCGCTTTCACAGGACGAAATCGCCCGCGGGCGGGGGATCTACCATCAATACTGTTTCGCCTGCCACGGCGTTGGCGTGAAGGCCAGCGGGCTCTACCCGGATCTCCGCTTTGCAACGCCAGAGGTTCACGATCGGTGGACGGACATCGTGTTGGGAGGAGTCCGCCAGGCCAAAGGCATGGCAAGTTTCGCCGACGCGCTCTCGATCTCCGACGCGGAAGCTGTCCACGCCTACGTCATTGAAAGATCTCTCGCGGAGCCGACGCTGGCGCAGCGCCTCGTAGGCTGGGCAACCGAGAACGCCTGCGTCCCCGCCAGCTGGCTGGCGGACTAACATTCCAGGAGTTGGCCCCAGGTCATCGCCGTCCGCGTCGGTGAGCTCTTCGGAGCCACTTCGCTTCTCCTGCGAAACACTCGACCCCCGGCCGAGCCATCCCGCGATGGCCGCCCCCCGCCCCGCGATCCGACACGAGAAGCGAAGCGAACCCGGGAAGCAGGGACGCCACCCGGTGGGTCCCAATCATGTTTCCGGTCGATGCTGGGCTGGAACCTGGCGGTATCCGCCTTCCGCCCGGTTGTCAGATTCAGGCTCGGGATGCGCGGCGAAGGTCGCGGATTTCGTCTCGTGCGTTTCGTAGCACCGTGCGGACCTGCTCCCGGACATCCGGGTCGTCGCAGGCGCCTACGGTTCGTACCGCTTCCTGCATCAGTCGGAAGCTGGGCCGGATCAACTCAGCGGCATCCGGGTCATGGGCATGGCCCCAGCCACCCCAATCGTCCTCTTCGAGCCGCGCCCAGATCAGATTGACCTGTTCGGCTTCGCCCGCGAGATGTTCGCGGCCCGCGTCGGTGAGTTCGTAGATGCGTCGGCCGCCTTCTTCCTCCCGCGATCCGGCCAGGCCTTGATCCTGCAACTGCTGGAGCGTCGGATAGATCGTGCCCGCGCTCGGCTGGTAGCACCCGTCCGTCCGCTCCTCGAGCAGGGTCATCAGCTCGTAGCCGTGTTTCGGGGCGTCCTCGAGCAAGGAGAGCAGTGCCAGAGACACCTCCCCTCGATCAAAGAAGCGGCCCTGCCAGGCCCAGGGCCCGAACCGAGCCCCTCGCCCTCGATGCCGTCGCCGATGATGTCGTCCAAGATGTCGATGATGATGTCGTCTCATGTATCAAAAACTATATCGTCCGATATGATTTCGCAAGGGCTATCGAGAACTCGGGTTGACCCGGGGGGTGGCCATCTGGTGAACTCCCGATCGCAGCGAACAGACTGGAGAACCCGATGCGCAAAGCGTTCATGTCCAACCAGAATCGAAACGCGACTCCCTCAGAGGACATGAGCGCCCATGCGAAGATTGATCTCCGGAGTACCGGAGCCGGCTGAAACCAGGAAACCAAGCCCGAGCGGCCGGCCGCTCCCTGCCGCGGGCCCCAGTGAAGGCCAGCTTCTGCTGGAACGGCAGATCTCGTGAGCGTGCCGACAAAGGACGTCGCCGCCGTCTATCTCCGCTGGGTCTTCCTGAGGGCGATCTTCCACCGCGGCTGGTGGCTCGTTACGAGCCTCTATCTCGTGGCCGTCGCTGATCTGTCCGCCCTTCAACTCGTGCTTCTCGGCACGGCCCAGAACTTCACCGCTCTGGCGTTGGAGGTCCCCACCGGAGTCGTGGCGGATACGCTCAGCCGGAAGGCATCCATCGTGATCGCCCATGTCCTGATGGGTGCCGGCATGTTGGCCACTGGGCTCGTGACCGCTTTTCCAGCTCTCGTCGTGACACAGATGGTATGGGGGTTGGCCTGGACGTTTTCGAGCGGTGCCGACGTGGCGTGGCTCAACGATGAACTCGACCAGCCCGGGCGCATTGCCGGCGTGCTGACTGCCAGTGCTCGGAGGGAACAATTTGGAGCGGCCGCCGGATTGGTCGGTTTCGGGGCGCTCGCCTGGGCTACGGCTCTCTCCACG
The bacterium genome window above contains:
- a CDS encoding helix-turn-helix transcriptional regulator — encoded protein: MSLALLSLLEDAPKHGYELMTLLEERTDGCYQPSAGTIYPTLQQLQDQGLAGSREEEGGRRIYELTDAGREHLAGEAEQVNLIWARLEEDDWGGWGHAHDPDAAELIRPSFRLMQEAVRTVGACDDPDVREQVRTVLRNARDEIRDLRRASRA